The proteins below are encoded in one region of Naumovozyma castellii chromosome 6, complete genome:
- the MGP12 gene encoding Mgp12p (ancestral locus Anc_5.295): MMNRLLLRPFSKNARLLALSDVQLTLFSKPNCGLCEEAKENLQELLDDEKLKSAHIKLKEVNINELQNQKWWKAYCFDIPVLHIENTANKDLIEKVFHRMDEEEILGKINKVK; encoded by the coding sequence ATGATGAATAGACTACTCTTGCGTCccttttccaaaaatgCGAGATTACTAGCATTATCTGATGTACAACTGACACTCTTCTCGAAGCCTAATTGTGGACTTTGCGAGGAGGCAAAGGAAAACCTGCAAGAACTTCTCGATGATGAGAAGCTGAAATCGGCCCATATTAAGTTGAAAGAGGTTAATATCAATGAGTTGCAGAACCAAAAGTGGTGGAAGGCATATTGTTTCGATATTCCTGTCCTTCATATAGAAAATACCGCAAATAAGGATTTAATAGAAAAGGTCTTCCATCGCATGGATGAGGAGGAAATATTGGGTAAAATCAACAAGGTAAAGTGA
- the DPP1 gene encoding bifunctional diacylglycerol diphosphate phosphatase/phosphatidate phosphatase (ancestral locus Anc_5.297), whose product MAVDRLTLVGNPTSFANRNPKWRLTDVILLFTMMILCYPVYYQEPFQRQFYLNDLTISHPYADPQRVSDFMLFVYSLFLPLVAIIIFGLILADPKHRGFLIYISVLGLFVSWFSTTLITNFIKNWIGRLRPDFLARCQPKPDLPTDVLFTASEVCTTENRAILMDGFRTTPSGHSSQSFAGLGYLYLWLCGQLLTENILTGYWRKVFALMPLLGASLIALSRTQDYRHHFVDVLIGSILGYVIAHFCYRRNFPAIDEEIPFKPLLDDSDVTLNIPPAPAPLPDEELHPLTEGATAVPDEIQANN is encoded by the coding sequence ATGGCTGTGGACAGGTTAACTCTAGTAGGTAATCCAACCAGCTTCGCTAATAGGAATCCCAAATGGAGGCTTACAGATGTGATCCTTTTATTCACTATGATGATCCTATGCTATCCGGTCTATTACCAGGAACCCTTCCAAAGACAATTCTATCTTAATGATTTAACCATATCTCATCCATATGCAGATCCACAACGAGTCAGTGACTTTATGTTATTTGTCTATTCTCTCTTCCTTCCATTGGTAGCTATTATCATATTTGGACTGATACTCGCTGATCCAAAACATAGGGGCTTTTTAATTTACATCTCTGTATTGGGACTTTTTGTATCATGGTTTTCAACCACGTTAATTACCAATTTTATCAAGAATTGGATAGGAAGATTAAGACCTGACTTCTTAGCACGTTGTCAACCTAAGCCGGATTTGCCAACAGATGTTTTATTTACGGCTTCCGAAGTCTGTACAACAGAAAATAGGGCAATCTTAATGGACGGGTTTAGAACTACTCCATCTGGTCACTCCAGTCAAAGTTTTGCCGGTTTGGGGTATCTGTATCTATGGTTATGTGGGCAATTACTGACCGAAAATATATTGACTGGATATTGGAGGAAAGTATTTGCTCTAATGCCATTGCTAGGAGCATCTTTGATTGCATTATCAAGAACTCAAGATTATAGACACCATTTCGTTGATGTCCTGATAGGTTCTATCCTAGGATACGTGATCGCACATTTTTGCtatagaagaaattttccagCCAtcgatgaagaaattccTTTTAAACCACTTTTGGATGATTCAGATGTGACCTTGAATATACCACCAGCACCTGCTCCGCTtcctgatgaagaattacaTCCATTGACGGAGGGAGCTACTGCTGTGCCTGATGAAATACAGGCCAATAATTAA
- the GCN2 gene encoding serine/threonine-protein kinase GCN2 (ancestral locus Anc_5.298): MVKCLTLNEYYEIQTNELEAIRSIYMDDFVDFTKKKSSWDKQPQIIFEISLRSTDNNPVQSSLTLHIALTPMYPHTAPEITFVNVENVMDTQLKTLENDFKSIHKNAGGQEFIFEITSVVQEKLDEFQNMANSHSLEDDRLMRIKEAKEQLEREEMERQKKVEQEKISEQKIIDEIVQKELEKRKDDDDVFFNPGSQMNLLPPSDWVTSGEAVVFSKTIKAKLPNNSMYKFKAVVNPTPIKLDSDLFYFSKQYLVKPYISPDSPLADALMSSEMMENFYYLLTEIELDNSYFNTSNGKKEISNLEKTLESLLKVKQDNVNHLYAYTVERMGRNNATFVWKIKLLTEYSASYPMSDVLQSVGYVNLATARIWMIRLLEGLEALHKVGIFHKCIGSESISLAKDSDFGTTVPKLMYPSFGYDILHMLSRYPNKHGIKVEVPECAWPPPEFSKPNNNRPNLMTDIWQLGVLFVQMISGPDTRTNFSSVQEFLTSTNMDESLYDFLSKMLDDDPKRRLGTLELLPMKFLRTNIDLNINKFMVFQEEQTRYASDFEEIAVLGKGAFGQVVKARNTLDSRYYAIKKIRHTEEKLSTILSEVMLLASLNHQYVVRYYAAWLEEDAISNTTMVSSDEETDSDKTDQSGTESESESESESFNQSHIFRSQNIDDIENSNWDFISNSGYPDIVFANSSTEQLTTDITTSDEDEIEASSDESDGESKDKTKSEKISRPTKVKKKSTLFIQMEYCENRTLYDLIHTENLSNQRDEYWRLFRQILEALSYIHSQGIIHRDLKPMNIFIDESRNVKIGDFGLAKNVHRSLDILKLDSQSVVGSTENLTSAIGTALYVATEVLNGKGNYNEKIDMYSLGIIFFEMIYPFGTGMERVNSLKDLRLASIKFPTDFDENKQRVEKKIIKLLLDHDPTKRPGARTLLNSGWLPVKHQDEAIKEALKSLADPSSPWQQQVRENLFNQPYSLTNDILYDNAPSTSTRFAQILRSQMMEEVVKIFRKHGGIENNSPPRIFPKAPIYTTQSVYEILDRGGTVLQLQYDLTYPMARYLSKNPNCVAKQFRLQYVYRPPEKSTSSLEPRKFGEIDFDIISGSSSDSQFYDAESLKIIDEILTSFPVFEKTNTLFVMNHADILESVFNFTNIDKAQRPLISRMLSQVGYAKTFKEIKNELKAQFNISSTSLNDLELFDFRLDFETARRRLHKIMVDSPYLRNIDASLSYISKVLNFLKPLEVTRNLVISPLGNYNFAFYKGGIMFQAVYDDGSTGSLIAAGGRYDNLIPYFSRPSAKKGTSTNRAVGFNLAWETIFSVGQSYFKLATNNRVKKRSKFLKDGGLEWKPSRCDVLISSFSNSLLDTIGVSILNRLWKGGIKADFLRNCYTVDDVVSGAQHDGVDWIIIIKQQTYTMSSHKRKYKPLKIKRLSSNVDIDLDIDDFMILYQQESGNHDLINDSLTLGDKHEENKPWDDKSSASGSQDGDNEEGVVGTTNQKVTYIPNMATRAKKASKREKWVYEDAARNASNVIINNLASAPVFTVDALRDETLEIISITSLAQKEEWLRKVFGSGNNSTPRSFATNIYNNLSKEASKGTRWAILHCHKTGKSSVIDLQR; the protein is encoded by the coding sequence ATGGTTAAATGTCTTACTCTAAACGAATATTATGAAATTCAAACCAATGAACTGGAGGCAATCAGATCCATCTACATGGATGATTTTGTCGATTTTACCAAGAAAAAATCTAGCTGGGATAAACAACCTCAAatcatctttgaaatttctctGCGATCTACAGATAACAATCCTGTGCAATCATCTTTAACTTTGCATATCGCCTTGACTCCAATGTATCCACATACTGCTCCTGAGATAACATTTGTCAATGTTGAAAATGTTATGGATACTCAATTGAAGACATTGGAGAATGATTTTAAGTCTATTCACAAGAATGCCGGAGGTCaagaattcatttttgaaataacCTCAGTGGTTCAAGAAAAGCTAGATGAGTTTCAAAATATGGCTAACAGTCATTCTTTGGAAGATGATAGATTGATGAGGATAAAAGAGGCAAAAGAACAATTAGAACGggaagaaatggaaagaCAAAAGAAAGTGGAGCAAGAGAAGATAAGTGAACAAAAGATCATTGACgaaattgttcaaaagGAACtagaaaagagaaaagatgatgatgatgttttCTTTAACCCTGGATCACAAATGAACTTATTACCACCGTCTGATTGGGTCACCTCTGGTGAAGCGGTCGTCTTTTCGAAGACTATTAAGGCAAAATTACCTAATAACTCAATGTATAAGTTTAAAGCCGTGGTTAATCCAACTCCAATTAAATTAGATAGTGACTTATTTTACTTTTCAAAGCAATATCTGGTAAAACCATATATTTCTCCGGATTCCCCATTGGCAGATGCCCTAATGTCCTCGGAAatgatggaaaatttctattatttattgacagaaattgaattagaTAATTCCTATTTCAATACTAGCAACGGtaagaaagaaatttctAATCTAGAGAAAACATTGGAATCTTTATTAAAAGTGAAACAAGATAATGTCAATCATTTATACGCGTATACGGTGGAACGAATGGGTAGAAATAATGCCACTTTTGTATGGAAAATTAAACTTTTAACCGAATACTCTGCATCGTATCCAATGAGTGATGTACTTCAGTCCGTCGGATATGTGAATTTAGCAACAGCCCGTATATGGATGATCCGTCTTTTAGAGGGATTGGAAGCGCTACATAAGGTGGGAATATTTCACAAATGTATTGGTTCAGAAAGCATTTCATTGGCCAAGGATTCTGATTTTGGAACTACAGTCCCTAAGTTAATGTATCCAAGTTTTGGGTATGACATACTGCATATGCTTTCAAGATATCCAAATAAGCATGGGATCAAAGTAGAGGTTCCTGAATGCGCATGGCCACCCCCAGAATTTAGtaaaccaaataataacagaCCAAATCTAATGACTGACATTTGGCAACTTGGTGTTTTGTTTGTTCAAATGATTAGTGGACCTGATACGCGTAcgaatttttcttctgtcCAAGAATTTTTAACTTCTACCAATATGGATGAGAGCTTATATGATTTTCTATCGAAAATGCTTGATGATGATCCTAAAAGGCGTCTTGGTACCCTGGAGTTGTTGccaatgaaatttttaagaacaaatattgatcttaatatcaataaatttatgGTTTTCCAAGAAGAGCAAACAAGATATGCTTCTGATTTCGAAGAAATCGCTGTTTTAGGTAAAGGGGCATTCGGTCAGGTGGTTAAAGCACGTAATACTTTGGATAGTCGTTACTATGCcattaagaaaattagaCATACAGAAGAAAAGCTGTCGACTATTTTAAGTGAAGTGATGCTTCTAGCCAGCTTGAACCATCAATATGTGGTTCGTTATTACGCAGCATGGTTGGAAGAAGATGCCATAAGCAATACTACCATGGTATCAAGCGACGAGGAAACTGATTCTGATAAGACAGATCAATCCGGAACGGAGTCGGAGTCGGAGTCAGAATCTGAGTCTTTCAATCAATCACACATCTTCAGAAGCCAGAACATAGATGATATCGAAAATAGTAATTGGGATTTTATTTCGAATTCTGGCTATCCAGATATTGTCTTCGCAAATAGTTCAACGGAACAACTCACGACTGATATAACCACaagtgatgaagatgaaatagaAGCTTCTTCAGATGAATCAGATGGAGAATCAAAGGACAAAACGAAAAgtgaaaaaatatcaagacCTACTAAGGTTAAGAAGAAGAGTACTCTATTCATTCAAATGGAATACTGTGAGAACAGAACACTATATGATTTAATTCATACAGAAAATCTAAGTAACCAGAGAGACGAATATTGGCGTCTATTTAGACAGATTCTTGAAGCACTAAGCTATATCCATTCGCAAGGTATTATTCATAGAGATTTGAAGCCtatgaatattttcataGATGAGTCCAGGAATGTTAAGATTGGTGACTTCGGTCTGGCTAAAAATGTGCATCGGTCGCTagatatattaaaattagaTTCCCAAAGTGTGGTCGGTAGCACTGAAAATCTGACATCGGCTATTGGTACAGCATTATATGTTGCCACGGAGGTTTTGAATGGGAAAGGTAActataatgaaaaaattgatatgTATTCACttggaataattttcttCGAGATGATTTATCCATTTGGAACAGGTATGGAACGGGTAAATAGTTTGAAAGACTTAAGATTAGCATCGATAAAATTCCCTACAGATTTCGATGAAAACAAGCAACGTGtggagaaaaaaattataaaattattaCTTGATCATGACCCCACAAAAAGACCAGGTGCTAGAACATTGTTGAACAGTGGCTGGCTACCTGTTAAGCATCAAGATGAGGCTATTAAAGAAGCATTGAAAAGTTTGGCTGATCCTTCATCTCCTTGGCAACAGCAAGTTAGGGAAAATCTTTTTAACCAACCTTATAGTCTAACTAATGATATCCTATACGATAATGCTCCTTCTACTTCAACTCGCTTTGCCCAAATTTTGAGATCCCAGATGATGGAAGAGGTAGTTAAGATTTTCAGAAAACATGGTGGTATTGAAAATAACTCACCACCACGAATTTTCCCAAAGGCACCAATATATACTACCCAAAGTGTCTATGAAATTTTGGATCGAGGTGGAACAGTGTTGCAACTTCAATATGACTTGACATACCCAATGGCCAGGTATTTATCCAAGAATCCAAATTGTGTTGCAAAGCAATTTCGTCTTCAGTATGTGTATCGTCCACCTGAAAAGTCTACTTCAAGCTTAGAACCAAGGAAATTTGgagaaattgattttgatatCATATCAGGTTCATCATCAGACTCCCAATTTTACGATGCTGAGAGTCTGaaaatcattgatgaaattttaacTAGCTTCCctgtttttgaaaagacCAATACCTTGTTTGTCATGAATCATGCTGATATTCTTGAGAGTGTATTTAATTTTACCAATATTGATAAAGCTCAAAGGCCGCTAATATCAAGGATGTTATCTCAGGTAGGTTATGCAAAAACGTTTAAAGAGATTAAAAATGAACTAAAAGctcaatttaatatttcttcaacttccCTTAATGATCTTGAATTATTCGACTTTAGGTTAGATTTTGAAACGGCCAGGAGAAGATTACATAAGATAATGGTAGATAGTCCCTATCTTCGAAATATTGATGCCTCCCTATCGTATATCTCTAAAGTTCTGAACTTTTTGAAACCTTTGGAGGTTACAAGAAATTTGGTTATATCACCACTAGGTAACTATAATTTTGCCTTTTACAAGGGAGGAATAATGTTTCAAGCAGTTTATGACGATGGATCCACAGGGAGTTTGATAGCCGCTGGTGGAAGATACGATAATTTGATCccatatttttcaagacCGTCAGCTAAGAAAGGAACAAGCACAAATAGAGCCGTTGGTTTCAACCTGGCTTGGGAAACTATATTTAGTGTGGGACAAAGCTATTTCAAGCTAGCCACAAATAATCGAGTCAAGAAAAGAAGTAAATTCTTAAAAGATGGCGGCCTAGAATGGAAACCAAGTAGATGCGATGTCTTAATTTCAAGTTTTTCAAACTCACTTTTAGATACAATTGGTGTTAGTATACTGAATCGTCTCTGGAAAGGTGGTATTAAAGCTGATTTTTTAAGGAATTGTTATACAGTTGATGATGTCGTATCTGGTGCTCAGCACGATGGTGTTGATTGgatcattatcattaaacAACAAACATACACCATGTCCAGTCATAAAAGGAAATATAAACCACTAAAGATTAAAAGATTGAGTAGTAACGTGGATATAGATCTTGacattgatgattttatgATCCTGTATCAACAAGAATCAGGTAACCATGATTTGATTAATGATTCACTAACACTAGGAGATAAGCATGAAGAGAATAAGCCTTGGGACGATAAAAGTAGTGCAAGTGGTAGTCAGGACGGTGATAATGAAGAGGGAGTTGTGGGAACGACGAATCAAAAGGTTACTTATATTCCAAACATGGCTACAAGAGCGAAGAAGGCAAGTAAGAGAGAAAAATGGGTATATGAGGATGCTGCCCGTAATGCATCAAatgtcattattaataacTTAGCATCAGCTCCTGTATTTACGGTTGATGCACTTCGAGATGAAACGCTGGAGATAATATCTATTACGTCTTTAGCTCAGAAAGAGGAATGGCTGAGAAAAGTTTTCGGATCTGGTAACAATTCCACACCCAGGAGTTTTGCAACCAACATTTATAACAATTTATCTAAGGAGGCTTCAAAAGGCACAAGGTGGGCTATTCTACATTGCCATAAGACAGGAAAAAGCAGTGTAATTGATTTACAAAGGTAA
- the ZIP1 gene encoding Zip1p (ancestral locus Anc_5.296): protein MSNFFRDSSLGFKPRSNIFSKLRTEKEPNQHTQNEEILLSEEEEEEDSSMIHQILMEGSKKQNDYHTSLSTNGTTLNDYNEGEKVTSMDGSTPLMRKIGVDSHVKKSKESNDDTEDFEITEVRNVSTPSKGREKTLFGNEVENKSDKIEKDKVPSAPSNNGDSSNDVLLEAFTSTQRICATLKQELQTQQLENKKLKVQIRNFEVDSGKIHTKVEKYHQLLKALQEKLKILLSERDKNSQDCAELKKTYETFQEKITCYRNAISDMKGSISNLKSLKKDTELELMKKEKEIEYLKREVDDTSGQLSEEKIKNCSLLQEFTKTRETLKENFESQKEDLKEKTTSMENCLRTLFKDEMTKQLTEIEKISNQNFEAYLEENSKSLTTEFKNMFETHEGEEFSKMAKHHEEELEQFLEQKINVSQILNAFEKNWTSSNESNNNQILELLTKVITKVKDSDEGNHQLLTNIDENITKYKEALTKGEEYENRIKHLENKLSALEEQKIANISALGTKDAQYEELEKILATKNIQISELGKVEKDLTTKLATLTCDLENSKSELENLRELTNTQKSNWENKIASQTEISNILTSDNAILKKRIIQLEESKIKYEEEQFNRLDKFQKNNEQLQRLNVELVQLKAHELELEEDNRSLKKQLEKNTNEQDENACEVQSLKKQITQLISERQLSLSDNLDLKDKYEELQNIIKAKSQKMVVLEKRLEDRQTTDQKQKKKVSSPHFADNKSKLKQDEEKIKIKPREHSIVKKPEAEIMNDEFDLSSSSNDDLELTNPSPIQLKASKTRTKRDSALMKPPGHIKKKILLVEDEYSENKKKRRRH, encoded by the exons ATGTCAAACTTCTTTAGAGATAGTTCTTTGGGGTTTAAACCaagatcaaatattttctcAAAGTTAAGAACCGAGAAGGAACCGAATCAACACACTcagaatgaagaaatattactatctgaagaagaagaagaagaagattcttCCAtgattcatcaaattcttaTGGAGGGCTCAAAGAAACAGAACGATTACCATACGTCCTTGAGCACAAACGGTACTACTTTAAATGACTATAATGAGGGTGAAAAGGTTACGAGTATGGATGGCAGCACCCCCTTAATGAGAAAAATTGGCGTTGACTCCCACGTAAAGAAAAGCAAGGAATCAAATGATGATACggaagattttgaaatcacTGAAGTTAGAAATGTTTCTACTCCATCAAAGGGAAGGGAAAAGACACTTTTTGGAAATGAAGTAGAAAATAAGTCAGATAAAATTGAGAAGGATAAAGTACCAAGTGCGCCTTCAAACAACGGAGACTCCTCTAATGACGTTCTTTTAGAGGCATTCACTAGTACGCAACGAATCTGTGCTACTTTGAAACAGGAATTACAAACCcaacaattggaaaataaaaagcTCAAAGTGCAAATTCGAAATTTTGAAGTAGATTCCGGAAAAATCCATACAAAAGTCGAGAAATATCaccaattattgaaagctttacaagaaaaacttaaaattcttttgaGTGAAAGGGATAAGAATAGCCAAGATTGTGCTGAACTGAAGAAAACTTATGAAACATTTCAAGAGAAAATAACCTGCTATAGAAATGCAATTTCGGACATGAAAGGGTCCATTTCTAatttaaaatcattaaaaaaGGACACTGAACTAGaactgatgaagaaggagaaggaaattgaatacTTAAAGAGAGAAGTAGATGACACTTCTGGACAATTAAGTgaggaaaaaattaaaaattgttCTTTGCTCCAAGAATTTACCAAGACTAGGGAAacattgaaggaaaatttCGAATCCcaaaaagaagatttgaaggaaaagacAACATCCATGGAGAACTGTTTACGaactttatttaaagatgaaatgaCCAAACAATTAACTGAGATagaaaaaatttccaatcAAAACTTTGAAGCGTATCTTGAGGAGAATTCTAAAAG TCTAACTACtgaattcaagaatatGTTTGAAACACATGAGGGGGAAGAATTCAGTAAAATGGCCAAACAtcatgaagaagaattagagCAATTCTTagaacaaaaaataaatgtgTCTCAAATACTAAATGCCTTCGAAAAAAATTGGACCTCTTCAAATGAGagcaacaacaatcaaATTTTAGAACTATTAACGAAAGTAATAACAAAGGTAAAAGATTCGGATGAGGGCAACCACCAACTACTAACCAACATAGACGAAAATATAACTAAGTATAAAGAGGCATTAACTAAAGGtgaagaatatgaaaatAGGATCAAAcatttagaaaataaactATCGGCAttggaagaacaaaaaataGCGAATATTAGTGCTCTTGGAACCAAGGATGCTCAATACGAAGAATTGGAGAAAATACTAGCCACTAAAAACATTCAGATATCAGAGCTAGGCAAAGTTGAGAAAGATTTAACGACAAAACTAGCAACCTTAACTTGTGACCtggaaaattccaaatcagaATTAGAGAATTTGAGAGAATTGACGAACACACAGAAGTCTAATtgggaaaataaaattgcATCTCAaactgaaatttcaaatatcttGACATCAGACAACGcaatattaaagaaacgaattattcaattagAAGAATCCAAGATCAAATACGAAGAGGAGCAATTCAATCGATTGGATAAATTTCAGAAGAACAATGAACAACTACAAAGACTGAATGTTGAACTCGTCCAGTTAAAAGCGCATGAGCTCGAGCTAGAAGAAGACAACAGAAGTTTGAAAAAACAATTGGAGAAAAATACTAATGAACAAGATGAAAACGCTTGCGAAGTCCAATCACTGAAAAAGCAAATAACGCAATTAATATCAGAACGGCAATTATCATTATCCGATAACTTAGATTTGAAAGACAAATATGAGGAATTAcagaatataataaaagCCAAAAGCCAAAAGATGGTTGTCCTGGAAAAACGTTTAGAGGATCGACAAACGACGGAccaaaaacaaaagaagaaagtttcGTCCCCACATTTTGCAGATAACAAAAGCAAACTAAAGCAAGATGaggaaaaaatcaaaataaaaccaCGAGAACACTCGATAGTTAAGAAACCAGAGGCTGAAATTAtgaatgatgaatttgatttgtCATCGTCTTCAAATGACGATCTGGAACTTACTAATCCGTCaccaattcaattaaaagCTTCCAAGACACGCACTAAAAGGGATAGCGCCTTGATGAAGCCACCAGGTCatataaagaagaaaatattgcTTGTTGAAGACGAATATTCAGAGAATAAAAAGAAGCGAAGAcgtcattga
- the RTT103 gene encoding Rtt103p (ancestral locus Anc_5.300), protein MSFSSDQFIGKLSSLEDTQESIASAAKWLMSQYRESAQVAECWKNYMLKSSTNTRRKLLGLYLANHVVQQAKSQQIGQFQDSFGSVMSSVIGGIYSELPGDLKKKVKRVCDIWRERHIFAPEVLTNIQKKLDDNATSLPETIPPIFKDLMKDYIKLDKNKRHIGVSKNRFDNAIQELNPTSAVYLENYNTVSKIGNMVTDSILTTIHLREDMIHKLQNIVEQQKKFLEEDRTILTEVEFSLLSKNPEKINQASADDDLLPTYEKEEDDDDDDDIDSSCDDSDSIGSNSKLKSLKRRSMDSMSPGLEEEESKKRRSDISDQDKNNEDATKTEETEGTITDNVGHQNTYQVEENAGITSNIQDLLSKLAN, encoded by the coding sequence ATGTCATTCTCATCAGATCAGTTCATTGGAAAGTTATCTTCTCTGGAGGATACACAAGAGTCAATTGCAAGTGCTGCCAAATGGTTAATGTCACAGTATAGAGAATCGGCTCAAGTGGCCGAGTGTTGGAAGAATTATATGTTAAAATCTAGTACAAATACAAGAAGGAAACTACTGGGCTTATACCTGGCAAATCATGTTGTTCAACAAGCTAAGAGCCAACAGATTGGACAATTCCAAGACTCTTTTGGGTCCGTAATGAGCTCTGTTATCGGAGGTATCTATAGTGAACTTCCAggtgatttgaaaaagaaagtaAAGAGAGTATGTGATATTTGGAGAGAAAGACATATTTTTGCTCCAGAAGTTCTAACCaacattcaaaaaaaattagatgATAATGCTACGTCACTGCCTGAAACTATACCACCAATATTTAAAGACTTGATGAAAGATTATATTAAATTAGACAAAAATAAGCGTCATATAGGTGTATCAAAAAATAGATTTGACAATGCCatccaagaattgaatCCTACTAGTGCCGTATACTTAGAGAATTATAATACTGTTTccaaaattggaaacatGGTAACTGATAGCATCTTAACTACTATACATTTGAGAGAGGATATGATACATAAGCTCCAAAATATAGTGGAGCAACAGAAAAAATTTCTAGAAGAAGATAGAACGATATTAACTGAGGTCGAATTTTCACTACTTTCTAAAAATCCAGAGAAAATCAATCAGGCCAGTGCAGATGACGATCTTTTACCAACCtatgaaaaagaagaagatgatgacgatgacgacGATATCGATTCGAGTTGTGACGATAGTGACTCCATAGGCAGTAATAGCAAattaaaatctttaaaaaGGAGAAGCATGGATAGTATGTCTCCAGGAttagaagaggaagagtCAAAGAAACGAAGGTCAGATATATCTGACCAGGATAAAAATAACGAAGACGCTACTAAAACAGAAGAAACAGAGGGGACAATTACTGACAATGTTGGCCATCAAAACACTTATcaagttgaagaaaatgctgGAATTACGTCTAATATTCAAGACCTTTTAAGTAAATTAGCCAATTAA